From the genome of Mustela lutreola isolate mMusLut2 chromosome 16, mMusLut2.pri, whole genome shotgun sequence, one region includes:
- the B3GNT9 gene encoding UDP-GlcNAc:betaGal beta-1,3-N-acetylglucosaminyltransferase 9: MRRRLRLRGDASLTLLLGAALGLLLYSQREGAAPTTSAPRTHRKAAPEPTPGLRVFQASDAGAAPAPPAYEGDTPEPPTPTGPFDFGRYLRAKDQRRFPLLINQPHKCRGDGSPEGGPDLLIAVKSVAADFERRQAVRQTWGAEGRVQGALVRRVFLMGVPRAAGTDGAEAEGEGTRTHWPALLRAESRAYADILLWAFDDTFFNLTLKEIHFLAWASAYCPDVRFVFKGDADVFVHVGNLLEFLGPRDPAKDMLAGDVIVQARPIRARASKYYIPEAVYGLPAYPAYAGGGGFVLSGATLRRLAGACAQVELFPIDDVFLGMCLQRLRLTPEPHPAFRTFGIPRPSAAPHLRTFDPCFYRELVVVHGLSAADIWLMWRLLNGPQGPACARPWPVAAGSFQWGP; the protein is encoded by the coding sequence ATGAGGCGGAGGCTGCGCCTCCGCGGGGACGCGTCGCTCACACTGCTCCTCGGCGCCGCCCTCGGTCTTCTTCTCTACTCACAGCGCGAAGGCGCGGCCCCGACGACTAGCGCCCCGCGAACGCACAGGAAGGCAGCGCCGGAGCCCACCCCCGGACTCCGGGTCTTCCAGGCATCGGACGCAGGCGCAGCCCCAGCCCCGCCGGCCTACGAAGGGGACACACCGGAGCCGCCCACCCCCACGGGACCCTTTGACTTTGGCCGCTATCTGCGCGCCAAGGACCAGCGGCGCTTCCCCCTTCTCATTAATCAGCCGCACAAGTGCCGAGGAGATGGCTCACCTGAAGGTGGACCCGACTTGCTCATCGCGGTCAAGTCAGTGGCGGCGGACTTCGAGCGGCGCCAAGCCGTGCGCCAGACGTGGGGTGCTGAGGGTCGCGTGCAGGGGGCGCTCGTGCGCCGCGTGTTCTTGATGGGCGTGCCCAGGGCCGCGGGCACAGATGGGGCAGAAGCGGAGGGGGAGGGCACGCGAACCCATTGGCCTGCCCTGCTGCGTGCTGAGAGCCGGGCGTATGCGGACATCCTGCTCTGGGCTTTCGACGACACTTTCTTCAACCTAACGCTCAAGGAGATCCACTTTCTGGCCTGGGCCTCCGCCTACTGCCCTGACGTGCGCTTTGTTTTTAAGGGCGACGCAGACGTGTTTGTGCACGTGGGAAACCTGCTAGAATTCCTAGGGCCGCGAGACCCTGCGAAGGACATGCTCGCGGGTGATGTGATCGTGCAGGCTCGGCCAATCCGTGCGCGGGCCAGTAAATACTACATCCCTGAGGCGGTGTATGGCCTGCCCGCCTACCCGGCCTACGCTGGTGGTGGGGGCTTTGTGCTTTCAGGGGCCACGCTGCGTCGCCTAGCCGGCGCCTGCGCACAAGttgagcttttccccattgacGACGTCTTTCTGGGCATGTGTCTACAGCGCCTTCGGCTCACACCGGAGCCCCACCCTGCTTTCCGCACCTTTGGCATTCCCCGTCCTTCAGCAGCGCCGCACCTGCGCACCTTTGACCCCTGCTTTTACCGGGAGCTGGTTGTAGTGCACGGGCTCTCAGCTGCGGACATCTGGCTTATGTGGCGCCTACTGAATGGGCCCCAAGGCCCAGCCTGTGCCCGTCCGTGGCCTGTCGCTGCTGGCTCTTTCCAGTGGGGCCCCTAG